The Paenibacillus sp. FSL H7-0357 nucleotide sequence GCGTTGAAGCTCGAGCCGGGTACACCATTTATAATCCGAATGCTCTACGGACAGATGTACCGCATGGTCTGTGCTCCGGCACAAATAGGTGATAATGACAAGCTGCCTTGCCGGATCGGTTAGAAACGAGGTTGCATACAGCAGATTGCCGACAGTAACCGCAAGTCCGGTCTCCTCATAAATCTCCCTTTCCAGAGCCGCCTCCAGGTCTTCTCCGAATTCTATTTTTCCGCCCGCACATTCCCAGGTGCCCGCTCCGACAGAATCTCTTGCCGCACGCCGAACAAGCAGAATCCGGCCTCCATGTACAATAACTCCTTTGACAGCAACGATGATGCTGCGTGTGTGTTTGACCATATTGCGTGCTCTCCCCTCTGCGCAGAGTCTGCATAAATCTGCAACTCCATTGCTGGATTAGTGCTTTCTCTCTAAAGTATATCGTCTTCCCCGGCAAAAACGACTGACATTTTAGTTTGACCGCGCCCAAGGTGTGGTAAGTAACATAACGTAAAGCAAATGAAGAGATGATCT carries:
- a CDS encoding NUDIX hydrolase, with the protein product MVKHTRSIIVAVKGVIVHGGRILLVRRAARDSVGAGTWECAGGKIEFGEDLEAALEREIYEETGLAVTVGNLLYATSFLTDPARQLVIITYLCRSTDHAVHLSVEHSDYKWCTRLELQRLLPAGILAEFEKSHVFSLNELL